One part of the Panthera leo isolate Ple1 chromosome D4, P.leo_Ple1_pat1.1, whole genome shotgun sequence genome encodes these proteins:
- the LOC122205007 gene encoding interferon alpha-like codes for MALPSSFLVALVALGCNSVCSLGCDLPHTHGLLNRRALTLLGQMRRLPASSCQKDRNDFAFPQDVFGGDQSHKAQALSVVHVTNQKIFHFFCTEASSSAAWNTTLLEEFCMGLDRQLTRLEACVMQEVGEGEAPLTNQDSILRNYFQRLSLYLQEKKYSPCAWEIVRAEIMRSLYYSSIALQKRLRSEK; via the coding sequence ATGGCGCTGCCCTCTTCCTTCTTGGTGGCCCTGGTGGCGCTGGGCTGCAACTCCGTCTGCTCTCTGGGCTGTGACCTGCCTCACACCCACGGCCTGCTGAACAGGAGGGCCTTGACGCTCCTGGGACAAATGAGGAGACTCCCTGCCAGCTCCTGCCAGAAGGACAGAAATGACTTCGCCTTCCCCCAGGACGTGTTTGGTGGAGACCAGTCCCACAAGGCCCAAGCCCTCTCTGTGGTGCACGTGACGAACCAGAAGATCTTCCACTTCTTCTGCACAGAGGCGTCCTCGTCTGCTGCTTGGAACACCACCCTCCTGGAGGAATTCTGCATGGGACTTGATCGGCAGCTGACCCGCCTGGAAGCCTGTGTcatgcaggaggtgggggagggagaggctccCCTCACCAACCAGGACTCCATCCTGAGGAACTACTTCCAAAGACTCTCCCTCTACCTGCAAGAGAAGAAATACAGCCCTTGTGCCTGGGAGATCGTCAGAGCAGAAATCATGAGGTCCTTGTATTATTCATCAATAGCCTTGCAGAAAAGATTAAGGAGCGAGAAATGA